In one window of Stigmatopora argus isolate UIUO_Sarg chromosome 19, RoL_Sarg_1.0, whole genome shotgun sequence DNA:
- the esr1 gene encoding estrogen receptor isoform X1 has product MSASRRDEQNEASGGEDGCRVKRQSPAKSKKPCGPPPRPGNRPATPELEKLPPLGPSPPPRAPVNGMYPEESQGSGRVASVDFLEGTYDYASPTPAQTPLYGHPTPSYYSAPLDTHGSPSDGSLQSLGSGPTSPLVFVPTSPRLSPFMHPPGHHYLEATSTPIYRSSETVGQQQACRDDHAASDETYIMGGSEAAAIGVFEMAKETRFCAVCSDYASGYHYGVWSCEGCKAFFKRSIQGHNDYVCPATNQCTIDRNRRKSCQACRLRKCYEVGMMKGGVRKDRGRVTRREKRRTSATEKSTKETEHRKSPPQDGRKQSGCRSVSGGRSSVTDIPPDQVLLLLQWAEPPILCSRQKLSRPYTEVDMMMLLTSMADKELVHMIAWAKKLPGFLQLSLHDQVQLLESSWLEVLMIGLVWRSVHYPGKLIFAQDLILDRSEGDCVEGMAEIFDMLLATASRFRMLRIKAEEFFCLKAIILLNSGAFAFCTGSMEPLHNSVAVQGMLDTITDALIHHISQSGCSVRQQARRQAQLLFPLSHFRHMSNKGMEHLYSMKCKNKVPLYNLLLEMLDAHRLQQPIRPTPIWSPTISSGQTSSSGGRGTHESLSRGPPCPGVLQFSGSHPDCTEIL; this is encoded by the exons ATGAGCGCGAGTCGGAGGGATGAACAAAACGAGGCGAGCGGCGGAGAAGACGGTTGTCGTGTGAAGAG GCAGAGCCCAGCAAAGAGCAAGAAGCCTTGCGGACCACCGCCGAGACCCGGCAATCGCCCGGCCACCCCAGAGCTGGAGAAACTGCCCCCGCTGGGCCCGTCGCCCCCACCTCGCGCCCCCGTTAACGGCATGTACCCCGAAGAGAGCCAGGGGTCCGGCAGGGTCGCCTCGGTGGACTTCCTGGAGGGAACATACGATTACGCCTCGCCAACTCCGGCCCAGACGCCGCTTTATGGGCACCCCACGCCCAGCTATTATTCGGCGCCCCTGGACACCCACGGTTCGCCCTCGGATGGCAGTCTCCAGTCGCTGGGAAGTGGACCCACCAGCCCACTTGTGTTTGTGCCCACCAGTCCCCGACTCAGTCCTTTCATGCACCCCCCTGGACATCACTATCTGGAGGCCACTTCAACTCCCATCTACAG GTCCAGTGAGACAGTAGGTCAGCAGCAGGCGTGCAGGGACGACCACGCGGCTAGTGACGAGACTTACATCATGGGGGGCTCGGAGGCCGCTGCCATTGGGGTCTTTGAGATGGCCAAAGAGACGCGCTTCTGTGCCGTTTGCAGCGACTACGCCTCCGGCTACCACTACGGGGTGTGGTCCTGCGAAGGATGCAAGGCGTTCTTTAAGAGGAGCATCCAAG GTCACAATGACTACGTGTGCCCAGCAACCAATCAGTGCACTATTGACAGGAATCGCAGGAAGAGCTGCCAGGCGTGCCGACTCAGGAAGTGTTACGAAGTGGGCATGATGAAAGGAG GTGTGCGCAAAGACCGCGGTCGCGTTACACGCCGTGAAAAGCGGCGGACCAGCGCCACGGAGAAGTCTACCAAGGAGACGGAACATAGAAAAAGCCCCCCACAGGACGGGAGGAAGCAAAGCGGCTGCAGAAGTGTTAGTGGGGGGAGATCATCAGTAACGGATATCCCGCCTGACCAG GTTCTTCTCCTGCTGCAGTGGGCTGAACCTCCGATACTATGTTCCCGACAAAAGCTGAGCCGACCATATACAGAGGTCGACATGATGATGCTGCTTACCAGCATGGCGGACAAGGAGCTGGTTCACATGATCGCCTGGGCCAAGAAACTGCCAG GCTTCCTCCAGCTGTCCCTGCACGACCAGGTGCAGCTGCTGGAGAGCTCGTGGCTGGAGGTGCTGATGATCGGCCTCGTCTGGAGGTCCGTCCACTATCCAGGCAAGCTCATCTTCGCTCAGGACCTCATTCTGGACAG GAGTGAAGGGGACTGCGTGGAAGGCATGGCGGAGATCTTCGACATGCTGCTGGCCACAGCCTCTCGTTTCCGAATGCTCAGAATCAAGGCCGAAGAGTTCTTCTGCCTCAAAGCTATCATCTTGCTCAACTCCG GTGCTTTTGCCTTCTGCACCGGTTCCATGGAGCCTCTCCACAACAGCGTGGCAGTACAGGGCATGCTGGACACCATCACAGACGCACTCATACATCACATTAGCCAATCAGGATGCTCGGTGAGGCAGCAGGCCAGGCGGCAGGCCCAGCTGCTCTTTCCCCTCTCTCATTTCAGACACATGAG TAACAAAGGCATGGAGCACCTATACAGCATGAAGTGCAAGAACAAAGTGCCACTGTATAACCTATTGCTGGAGATGTTGGATGCTCACCGCCTTCAGCAGCCCATCAGACCCACGCCGATCTGGTCGCCAACCATTAGCAGCGGCCAGACGTCCAGTTCAGGAGGCCGCGGGACCCACGAGAGCCTGAGCAGGGGTCCCCCGTGTCCCGGTGTACTGCAGTTCAGCGGCTCCCACCCAGACTGCACAGAAATCCTGTGA
- the dcph1 gene encoding damage-control phosphatase ARMT1, with the protein MAADKTGDVVPPSLSAKSVGSFAYLTVRDRLPTILTKVIDTIHRNKNKFFEEYGEEGIQAEKQTISLLSKLRNELQTDKPILALTDGLDDADAWNRYLQRQTDQHEDQEVVSWFKSPWLYVECYMYRRIREAIWLNPPISGYDVFNEGKTQSYFESQQATIALCTYFESFNKKMENMPENLLQEYFNKLLQVSLWGNKCDLSISAGVDNSQKASPIESLAAFKLFILVDDSDSLWSTLVTARQQAQSGKSRSVRVDFVLDNAGFELVTDLVLADFLLSSGLAQEIRFHGKSFPWFVSDVTVEDFHWTIRQTMAANHRSMSQRGVQWQQYMKEGVWSYHDHPFWTHPHEFCDMEANAPDLYATLQTADLVLFKGDLNYRKLTGDRDWDHTVGFDTALRGFGPAPLCSLRTLKANVQVGLQPGRGNKLSSQEPDWMTCGKYAVIQFHSPNPDKQD; encoded by the exons ATGGCGGCCGACAAAACCGGCGACGtagtccccccctctctgtcagCCAAGTCAGTTGG GTCGTTTGCTTACTTGACTGTGAGAGACAGATTGCCCACCATCCTCACCAAAGTCATAGACACAATCCATCGcaacaaaaacaagttttttgAAGAATATGGAGAG GAGGGAATCCAAGCAGAAAAGCAAACAATTTCTCTGTTGTCCAAACTGAGGAATGAGTTGCAAACAGACAAACCCATCCTCGCATTGACAGATGGCCTGGATGATGCAGACGCGTGGAACCGGTACCTGCAGAGACAAACGGATCAGCATGAAGACCAGGAAGTGGTCAGCTGGTTCAAGTCTCCCTGGCTGTATGTGGAATGCTACATGTACCGCAGAATACGGGAGGCCATCTGGCTCAA CCCTCCCATCAGTGGCTACGATGTCTTCAATGAAGGGAAAACTCAGAGCTACTTTGAGTCCCAGCAGGCTACAATAGCTTTATGCACATATTTTGAGAgcttcaacaaaaaaatggaaaacatgcCTGAAAATCTCCTTCAGGAGTATTTCAACAAGTTGCTGCAG GTTTCTCTCTGGGGAAACAAATGCGATCTATCGATATCTGCTGGTGTGGACAATTCGCAGAAAGCCAGCCCCATCGAGTCTCTAGCGGCCTTCAAGCTTTTCATCTTGGTGGACGATTCTGACTCCCTGTGGTCAACGCTGGTTACTGCCCGGCAACAAGCGCAGTCGGGGAAAAGTCGCTCCGTCCGAGTGGACTTTGTTTTGGATAATGCCGGCTTTGAATTGGTCACTGACCTGGTCCTAGCTGATTTCCTGTTGTCCTCCGGTCTAGCCCAGGAAATCCGCTTCCATGGCAAATCCTTCCCTTGGTTCGTTTCCGATGTGACGGTCGAGGATTTTCATTGGACAATCCGGCAGACCATGGCGGCTAATCACAGGTCGATGTCCCAGAGAGGGGTGCAGTGGCAGCAGTACATGAAGGAGGGAGTGTGGTCCTATCATGACCATCCGTTCTGGACACACCCACATGAGTTCTGTGACATGGAGGCCAATGCTCCAGACCTGTACGCAACTCTGCAAACAGCCGACTTGGTGTTGTTTAAAGGCGATCTCAACTACAGGAAGTTGACAGGGGATCGAGACTGGGACCACACAGTGGGCTTTGACACTGCGTTGAGGGGGTTTGGACCAGCACCGCTATGCAGTTTGAGGACTCTCAAGGCCAACGTTCAAGTGGGGTTGCAGCCGGGCCGAGGGAACAAGCTGAGCTCTCAAGAACCAGATTGGATGACATGTGGAAAGTACGCTGTCATTCAGTTCCACAGTCCAAACCCGGATAAGCAAGACTGA
- the esr1 gene encoding estrogen receptor isoform X2: protein MYPEESQGSGRVASVDFLEGTYDYASPTPAQTPLYGHPTPSYYSAPLDTHGSPSDGSLQSLGSGPTSPLVFVPTSPRLSPFMHPPGHHYLEATSTPIYRSSETVGQQQACRDDHAASDETYIMGGSEAAAIGVFEMAKETRFCAVCSDYASGYHYGVWSCEGCKAFFKRSIQGHNDYVCPATNQCTIDRNRRKSCQACRLRKCYEVGMMKGGVRKDRGRVTRREKRRTSATEKSTKETEHRKSPPQDGRKQSGCRSVSGGRSSVTDIPPDQVLLLLQWAEPPILCSRQKLSRPYTEVDMMMLLTSMADKELVHMIAWAKKLPGFLQLSLHDQVQLLESSWLEVLMIGLVWRSVHYPGKLIFAQDLILDRSEGDCVEGMAEIFDMLLATASRFRMLRIKAEEFFCLKAIILLNSGAFAFCTGSMEPLHNSVAVQGMLDTITDALIHHISQSGCSVRQQARRQAQLLFPLSHFRHMSNKGMEHLYSMKCKNKVPLYNLLLEMLDAHRLQQPIRPTPIWSPTISSGQTSSSGGRGTHESLSRGPPCPGVLQFSGSHPDCTEIL from the exons ATGTACCCCGAAGAGAGCCAGGGGTCCGGCAGGGTCGCCTCGGTGGACTTCCTGGAGGGAACATACGATTACGCCTCGCCAACTCCGGCCCAGACGCCGCTTTATGGGCACCCCACGCCCAGCTATTATTCGGCGCCCCTGGACACCCACGGTTCGCCCTCGGATGGCAGTCTCCAGTCGCTGGGAAGTGGACCCACCAGCCCACTTGTGTTTGTGCCCACCAGTCCCCGACTCAGTCCTTTCATGCACCCCCCTGGACATCACTATCTGGAGGCCACTTCAACTCCCATCTACAG GTCCAGTGAGACAGTAGGTCAGCAGCAGGCGTGCAGGGACGACCACGCGGCTAGTGACGAGACTTACATCATGGGGGGCTCGGAGGCCGCTGCCATTGGGGTCTTTGAGATGGCCAAAGAGACGCGCTTCTGTGCCGTTTGCAGCGACTACGCCTCCGGCTACCACTACGGGGTGTGGTCCTGCGAAGGATGCAAGGCGTTCTTTAAGAGGAGCATCCAAG GTCACAATGACTACGTGTGCCCAGCAACCAATCAGTGCACTATTGACAGGAATCGCAGGAAGAGCTGCCAGGCGTGCCGACTCAGGAAGTGTTACGAAGTGGGCATGATGAAAGGAG GTGTGCGCAAAGACCGCGGTCGCGTTACACGCCGTGAAAAGCGGCGGACCAGCGCCACGGAGAAGTCTACCAAGGAGACGGAACATAGAAAAAGCCCCCCACAGGACGGGAGGAAGCAAAGCGGCTGCAGAAGTGTTAGTGGGGGGAGATCATCAGTAACGGATATCCCGCCTGACCAG GTTCTTCTCCTGCTGCAGTGGGCTGAACCTCCGATACTATGTTCCCGACAAAAGCTGAGCCGACCATATACAGAGGTCGACATGATGATGCTGCTTACCAGCATGGCGGACAAGGAGCTGGTTCACATGATCGCCTGGGCCAAGAAACTGCCAG GCTTCCTCCAGCTGTCCCTGCACGACCAGGTGCAGCTGCTGGAGAGCTCGTGGCTGGAGGTGCTGATGATCGGCCTCGTCTGGAGGTCCGTCCACTATCCAGGCAAGCTCATCTTCGCTCAGGACCTCATTCTGGACAG GAGTGAAGGGGACTGCGTGGAAGGCATGGCGGAGATCTTCGACATGCTGCTGGCCACAGCCTCTCGTTTCCGAATGCTCAGAATCAAGGCCGAAGAGTTCTTCTGCCTCAAAGCTATCATCTTGCTCAACTCCG GTGCTTTTGCCTTCTGCACCGGTTCCATGGAGCCTCTCCACAACAGCGTGGCAGTACAGGGCATGCTGGACACCATCACAGACGCACTCATACATCACATTAGCCAATCAGGATGCTCGGTGAGGCAGCAGGCCAGGCGGCAGGCCCAGCTGCTCTTTCCCCTCTCTCATTTCAGACACATGAG TAACAAAGGCATGGAGCACCTATACAGCATGAAGTGCAAGAACAAAGTGCCACTGTATAACCTATTGCTGGAGATGTTGGATGCTCACCGCCTTCAGCAGCCCATCAGACCCACGCCGATCTGGTCGCCAACCATTAGCAGCGGCCAGACGTCCAGTTCAGGAGGCCGCGGGACCCACGAGAGCCTGAGCAGGGGTCCCCCGTGTCCCGGTGTACTGCAGTTCAGCGGCTCCCACCCAGACTGCACAGAAATCCTGTGA